The sequence GGGTCGATGGGCGCGCGGGATGGGAGGTCGCCGCGTGCAGGGGCACCCTCGAGCGCGGGAGCCCCGATGACCGTCGCGCTGAGGAGCCGCGCGGGATGCGTGACCAGCAGCCACTGCGCCAGCAAGCCCCCCAGCGACAGTCCCACGACGTGCGCGCGAGCGATGCCGAGTGCATCCAGGATGGCCAGTGCATCCTCGGCCATCCGGGTCGCCGGATAGGGGTTCCGGTCGAAGTCCCAGGTGGACGCCCCGGTGTCTCGATGGTCGTAGCGGATGACCCGGTAGCTCCGGGCAAGAAGCGCCACGAGTTCATCCGGCCAGAAGAGCCCCGATGCCGTGGACCCCATGATGAGCAGAACAGCGGGAGCCTCCTCCGGGCCTCGTGACTCGACCCAGAGCGAGACGCCCTCAGCGACCTTGACGAAGTGTTCCATGCCCCCAGCTTCGCCGATCCAGGCGAGGATGGGAGCAGGCATCACGCACGGACCCAGGCACTCTCGACGCGGTAGTGCTTCATCTCCTGGATGTCGGCGACGAAGGGCTTGATGAGCTCGAAGAACTTCCGGAACTCGGGGCCGCGGCGGAACCCCTGGAGGTGGCCCTCCTCGGAGTCCCACTCGATGCGGACCACGAAGTGGTGCGGCTCCTCCACGCCCTGGCTCACTTCGTAGCGCAGGCAATGGGGCGAGGCGCGCAGGTGCTCACCCGCGCGCTGATAGGCCTCGAGAAACGCCGCCGTCCGCTCGGCGGGAACGTCATAACGGATGTACTCCACGACCATGGTCGGTACCTTCTTCGAAAGGGGCTGACCTCCCGCCCGTGCCTGAACATGTAGAACGTAGCGAGGCGGCCTGCTTTGCCGCACGTTCCGAATCCTGTGCCCGGCGTCCCGGAAGGATGAAATGCGGATGGAGCCACTCTCGGCGGTACTTCGCGGGATGCGCCTGAAAGGGAGCATCTATGCCGCCTGGGAGCTGCGCGCGCCCTGGGGCATGGACCTGCCGGAAGGCCCCTTCGCTTCGTTCCACCTGGTGGAGCGAGGACGGTGCGTGCTGCGCACCGCGAGCGAACTCATCCACCTGGAGGCCGGTGAGCTGGTCGTCCTCTTCGACGGTCAGGCGCACCAACTGCTGTCCTCACGGGAAGCCCCCGCCGTTTCCCTGGCACAGCTCATCGCACGGCATCCCCGGGTGGATGGCGCGCATCAGGTGCCCGGAGCGGGCGAGCCCATCCGTCTGGTCTGCGGCAAGTTCGCC comes from Corallococcus macrosporus and encodes:
- a CDS encoding putative quinol monooxygenase; protein product: MVVEYIRYDVPAERTAAFLEAYQRAGEHLRASPHCLRYEVSQGVEEPHHFVVRIEWDSEEGHLQGFRRGPEFRKFFELIKPFVADIQEMKHYRVESAWVRA